TGTCGAGGATGGAGGTTTCTTCGGGGTTGCCGAGGTTCACGGGCCCGGGAAAGCCCGAGAGTGTGGGGGCCGTGTAGTCGTCGGGTCTCTGGCAGCCGTCGGTCTGATGGTCCATCATGCGGATGATGCCTTCGATCATGTCGTCGATGTACGTGAACGACCGCGTCTGGGAACCATCGCCGTAGATGGTGACGGGGTTGCCGGATTGCGCCTGGACGATGAAATTGCTCACCACGCGGCCGTCGTCGGCGCGCATCCGCGGCCCATATGTGTTGAAGATGCGGGCGACCTTGATGTCCACCTTGTTCTGGCGCATGTAGTCGAAGAAAAGGGTTTCCGCGACCCTTTTGCCTTCATCGTAGCAGCTCCTTTTACCGATGGGATTGACGTGCCCCCAGTAGGTTTCCTCCTGGGGGTGGACACCGGGGTCTCCGTAGACCTCGCTTGTCGATGCCTGGAATATCCGCGCCCGTACGCGTTTTGCAAGGCCGAGGACGTTGAGTGCCCCCAGCACGTTCACCTTGGTGGTCTTTACGGGATTGTACTGGTAATG
This is a stretch of genomic DNA from Syntrophorhabdaceae bacterium. It encodes these proteins:
- a CDS encoding SDR family oxidoreductase produces the protein MYTYHSYNSPKRILVTGGAGFIGSHLCERLLGDAHEVICLDNFFTGTKENITRLLGNPRFEVIRHDITQPILVEVDWIFNLACPASPIHYQYNPVKTTKVNVLGALNVLGLAKRVRARIFQASTSEVYGDPGVHPQEETYWGHVNPIGKRSCYDEGKRVAETLFFDYMRQNKVDIKVARIFNTYGPRMRADDGRVVSNFIVQAQSGNPVTIYGDGSQTRSFTYIDDMIEGIIRMMDHQTDGCQRPDDYTAPTLSGFPGPVNLGNPEETSILDIARTIIRLTGSSSSVIHKVLPEDDPKQRCPNISLAKKTFAWQPVTGLEEGLVKTIGHFQKDRM